The Polyangiaceae bacterium genome includes a region encoding these proteins:
- a CDS encoding PD40 domain-containing protein: protein MRATSRTVVALALLSATAAAQEAKPDESVLGEFVVTSSATANERVPKIAVLPSLSPDMEDVVVRGTVRRDLELTGLYDLIPDAKAPAGLYGFDDAVDVDAWKKLGAEAIVKAAARKHASGKIEVFGLAYFMNVGKDPVYEKKLLVDPKDVRVTAHRVTDALLGALTGRPGGFASQFVYSGRWGTKSFRIFRMDSDGHDLRPISDDKDTSIAPAWGPNQQIFYGTSKNYSPYRLMRFDGAKHERVAVPFKTSVYSVAFDKTHAKMAVAVAESTGSAIWVGKPDGSEMKKVSSSEMATHPVWSPSGKLAWVGGSNKKGSQRVYVDDKPVSPAGFTAGAPAFCDTEDGIRLVYSVSVGGDRHDIVMSGEKGGGIQRLTQNQGSNTAPACSPDGRLLAFFSTRKKPGTYFMSLKRWKTQQLNSQLGESLRWEALP from the coding sequence ATGCGAGCAACCTCCCGCACCGTAGTCGCGCTCGCGCTCCTCAGCGCGACCGCGGCGGCACAAGAAGCCAAGCCCGACGAGAGCGTGCTGGGCGAGTTCGTCGTCACCAGCTCCGCCACCGCCAACGAGCGCGTGCCGAAGATCGCCGTGTTGCCCTCCCTCTCCCCGGACATGGAAGACGTGGTGGTGCGCGGCACCGTGCGCCGCGATCTGGAGCTGACCGGCCTGTACGACCTGATCCCGGACGCCAAAGCCCCCGCCGGGCTCTACGGCTTCGACGACGCCGTGGACGTGGACGCCTGGAAGAAGCTCGGCGCCGAGGCCATCGTGAAGGCGGCGGCGCGCAAGCACGCATCGGGCAAGATCGAGGTGTTCGGCCTGGCCTACTTCATGAACGTGGGCAAGGACCCGGTCTACGAGAAGAAGCTCCTGGTCGATCCGAAGGACGTGCGCGTGACCGCGCACCGCGTGACGGACGCGCTGCTCGGCGCCCTCACCGGCCGGCCCGGCGGCTTCGCCAGCCAGTTCGTCTACAGCGGCCGCTGGGGCACGAAGAGCTTTCGCATCTTCCGCATGGACTCCGACGGTCACGACCTCCGGCCGATCAGTGACGACAAGGACACGTCCATCGCGCCCGCCTGGGGCCCGAACCAGCAGATCTTCTACGGCACGAGCAAGAACTACTCGCCCTATCGCTTGATGCGCTTCGACGGCGCGAAGCACGAGCGCGTCGCCGTCCCGTTCAAGACCAGCGTCTACAGCGTGGCCTTCGACAAGACTCACGCCAAGATGGCCGTAGCCGTCGCCGAGTCCACGGGCAGCGCCATCTGGGTCGGCAAGCCCGACGGCAGCGAGATGAAGAAGGTCAGCTCGAGCGAGATGGCCACCCACCCGGTGTGGAGCCCCTCGGGGAAGCTCGCCTGGGTCGGCGGCAGCAACAAGAAGGGCTCGCAGCGCGTCTACGTGGACGACAAGCCCGTCTCCCCAGCGGGTTTCACCGCCGGCGCGCCGGCCTTCTGCGACACGGAGGACGGCATCCGTCTGGTCTACTCGGTGTCCGTAGGCGGCGATCGCCACGACATCGTGATGAGCGGCGAGAAAGGCGGCGGCATCCAGCGCCTGACGCAGAACCAGGGCTCGAACACCGCGCCCGCGTGCAGCCCCGACGGCCGCCTGCTCGCGTTCTTCTCCACGCGCAAGAAGCCCGGCACCTACTTCATGAGCCTGAAGCGCTGGAAGACGCAGCAGCTCAACTCTCAGCTCGGCGAGTCGCTGCGCTGGGAGGCGCTGCCGTGA
- a CDS encoding Uma2 family endonuclease, which translates to MSSAAPRLLTFADLEALGEDVSAEIVGGTLVYKASPSGEHADAQAALAAFLRPQFHRKSGQGGPGGWWIVTECDIELGAHDVFRPDVCGWRRDRVPERLTGRPVRIRPDWVCEILSNSNAATDQVDKFRVYATAGVPFYWISDPERKILTVYRLEQREYVVALQAKQGETVNAPPFEAVALRVGLLFGEDPD; encoded by the coding sequence GTGTCCAGCGCGGCGCCGCGGCTCCTGACCTTCGCTGATCTCGAGGCGCTCGGGGAGGATGTCTCCGCCGAGATCGTCGGCGGCACGCTGGTCTACAAGGCCAGCCCGAGCGGCGAGCACGCCGACGCGCAGGCGGCGCTCGCCGCGTTCCTGCGCCCCCAATTCCATCGCAAGAGCGGCCAAGGCGGACCAGGGGGCTGGTGGATCGTCACCGAGTGCGACATCGAGCTCGGCGCGCACGACGTGTTTCGCCCGGATGTCTGCGGCTGGCGGCGCGACCGCGTGCCGGAGCGACTCACCGGCCGACCCGTGCGCATCCGCCCCGACTGGGTGTGCGAGATCCTGTCGAACAGCAACGCGGCGACCGATCAGGTGGACAAGTTCCGCGTCTACGCGACGGCCGGCGTGCCGTTCTACTGGATCAGCGATCCGGAGCGAAAGATCCTGACCGTGTACCGCCTCGAACAGCGCGAGTACGTGGTCGCGCTCCAGGCCAAGCAGGGCGAGACGGTGAACGCGCCGCCATTCGAGGCCGTGGCGCTCCGAGTCGGGCTCCTGTTCGGCGAAGATCCGGACTGA
- a CDS encoding TonB C-terminal domain-containing protein, with protein MARAEALPSFTPMEVGVAVAAASFIQAFFFILLIAAGKPRVEIKAKEELLPRELPMAVKPVLDDAPLLKLGGKKVKPKLPDMWKKLDPTPVQRFEEKSAPSEKAKDDPQAAPTSSVAIGDAAAPPPDAELAKEVDPTLQELDAAVADKDPEVEGPGAKDGVKEGTETDPLKARAVDQYRMKIAGWFSSRFKAPVGQVPCEELQKLSAAVNASVSPDGTVTGYSISRPSGNAAFDAKVKATMDGVIGQQVPPPPPLYPGILGSTVYPTFSGKGAKCEQPPAP; from the coding sequence ATGGCCCGCGCCGAAGCCCTCCCGAGCTTCACTCCGATGGAAGTCGGGGTCGCCGTCGCCGCGGCGTCGTTCATTCAGGCCTTCTTCTTCATCCTGCTGATCGCCGCCGGAAAGCCCCGGGTGGAGATCAAGGCCAAGGAGGAGCTCTTGCCGCGCGAGCTGCCCATGGCGGTCAAGCCCGTGCTCGACGACGCCCCGCTGCTCAAGCTCGGCGGCAAGAAGGTCAAGCCGAAGCTGCCGGACATGTGGAAGAAGCTCGATCCCACGCCGGTGCAGCGCTTCGAGGAGAAGAGCGCGCCGAGCGAGAAGGCCAAGGACGACCCGCAGGCCGCGCCCACCAGCTCCGTCGCCATCGGCGACGCCGCCGCCCCGCCGCCGGACGCCGAGCTCGCCAAGGAGGTCGATCCCACCTTGCAGGAGCTCGACGCTGCCGTCGCGGACAAGGACCCCGAGGTCGAGGGCCCGGGCGCCAAGGACGGCGTCAAGGAGGGCACCGAGACCGATCCGCTGAAGGCGCGCGCCGTCGATCAGTACCGGATGAAGATCGCCGGCTGGTTCAGCTCGCGCTTCAAGGCCCCGGTGGGGCAGGTGCCCTGCGAGGAGCTTCAGAAGCTGTCGGCCGCGGTGAACGCCAGCGTGAGCCCCGACGGCACCGTGACCGGCTACAGCATCTCGCGGCCCAGCGGCAACGCGGCCTTCGATGCCAAGGTGAAGGCGACCATGGACGGCGTCATCGGCCAGCAAGTGCCGCCGCCGCCGCCGCTCTACCCAGGCATCCTGGGCTCCACGGTGTACCCGACGTTTTCAGGAAAAGGCGCCAAATGCGAGCAACCTCCCGCACCGTAG